The Juglans regia cultivar Chandler chromosome 1, Walnut 2.0, whole genome shotgun sequence nucleotide sequence gccctttagctttgtctttcaagaaccttctaggcccttcttgtaaagatatggccagccaagtgggggtacaaaacttagccatgaagcaatcctatggtgaccaaattcgtgggccttaaagggcctaaatcgaatgggcctaaattttggggtttaaagagggtttgggttgctatcaagcccaaatccaatatcacttggcccaatcaatttttcatggttaacaaggttggataatgatgttctaacacaaatttgaaggattaatagcatgtggaagtgatttaatcaagtgattaaacacaatgctagaaatcggattagaaagggtttagaggccaactttagggttttgggaaaaccgtttagggtttcgacttcaacaaagctttagggctttcaattggattcccaccatttagggtttcactaggattgaaaacctctttggtctgacacaatttggttgagcagatgaaacaaagttttgcttaagtggcataatCTCAGTTCAGTCCTGATTTCCGGAAATGCTCCAAGAACTGCTGAGGCCTTCTTGAGAACTCTTCTTGAGTTTTATCTGAAAAGGTGCAAGGGtacgtgaggctgcatggcagctggAGAGGGTGGCACCGGTCGGCCTTCCTTTGCCGATCTGGTGAGTGCAGTCCCTCAACCTATTCCGGAGATGGTTCTTGCACCCAGGATTCCAAAGGTGCTGGATGGTgaggtttattttcagtttaccAAAGAAGAAATAGCAAGATCAGCGGAACCTTTCCGATATTCTGTTgttctcaagttcttgaagaATCGTCCGTCATTGGATACGGTGAGGGCTTTCATTCACAATCGATGGGGACTTACAGCCACTCCAGTAGTTTCTGCTATGAGGAGACCGCGAAATGTGTTTGTTCGTATGTCTAATGATGTGGATTTTACCAAAGCATTATCACGGgaggtttgtgaaataaatggGATATTCTACCGTGTCTTTAGATGGTCTCCTGAGTTCAATGAGGATGCCGAACCCTCAAGGGTTCCGGTGTGGATTTCTTTGCCGGGGcttcctccaaacttttatcaagaatccTTCTTGAAGATGTTGATGGCACCGATTGGAACGTTCATTAGACGTGATAATCCGACGAGGTGCGCTACTAGAACGGATGGAGCACGGCTttgtgtggaagtggatgctgcAAAACCTCCTTTGTCGcatttctggattggagtgCCTGGAGTTTCCTctagccgaaagcaagaaataGTGTATGAAACACTTCCGGCTTTTTGTTCGTCATGCAAGATGCAGGGTCATGATGTTCGAACTTGTAATCCCGGAAAAGCTGGTAAGAAaggggggagaaaagagagtaCGAAAGGTTTGTTGGATGATCAAGAGGTAGCTCCGAATGAAGATAAGGTTGAAACTCCTTTGCTGGTTCTTGAAGAtaaagaaacagaggatgtgGTGGTGGAAAAGGAGACGGAAGCAGTAGGTATAGGTCAGGTGCAAttggatgccgagaaggaaGTGTTGCCAATGCAGGTGGCAGACCAATTGGTGCAGGTGGATTCTGAGGATAAGGAAAAACTGGAGCAGATTGGAGAAGAAAATCATACGGTGATCACTAACGGGGTGCAGTTGAAGTCTTATGTTGGAACAGAGGATGCAACAGATCTAATGCTACACGTTGGGGTCGCAGATGGTGCAGGGATGGTCACGGATGCTGATTATGTGATGTCTAATATGGATGTAAATCAGAGTTTCCGTGCGGATAATAATGGAATGACAATGGAGCAGATGCAACCAGTGGGGGAGGCGGATAGTGCTGAGGACgttaatgaagaagttgatgaagaaacCATGTTGGAAGAGAATTGTTCTTCTGAACCAGAACCGGAACAGCATCCAGAggttttttcacaaactaaagactattttactgaatctgagctgaatgatggtaagaaaaggtataataaaaaaaagtttattaaaatgcgtagttcttctcgggttcttgcccgaaataaaattgctaaatgattgattctattttggtttggaatcttAGAGGGGTGGGAACATCTAGAACTAGGCTAAAGGCGTTGGTGAgaagatataaaccgaaaattgttgctcttctagaaccgtttcaaaatttagagggtgctcgCAAAGTGGCtcgaagtctaaattttgatatggttatttctaatgaggtggaaggggggaaaatttGGCTTTTGTGGGATAGTATGTATAAGGTGCAAGTTGAAAAGTTGGGTATGCAATATATTTCTGTTATTGTTGAGAATGGTGCGGAAAAAtttttgattcatgtgatttatgctaaatgttcttGGGTGGAGAGGCGTTATCTTTGGCAAGAGGTAAATAGTAATCATGTGGGTGGAGAGCCTTGCCTctttgtgggggattttaatattattaggaatgattcagaaaggaggagaggaagacctcggccaatggtggctatggatgattttaatgattggattcatcaaaggggtcttatggaaatggcttcgaaagggagttgtttctcttggtgtaatggtcagtCAGGTTTGGCCCGTTCGTGGGCTCGACTTGATCGTGCTCTTATGGACAATTCTTTTAGCAATTTGTTCCCGAATATTATTTGGTCTTACTTGCCTAGATCTACTTCTGACCATGCTCCCATGTTCATTGAGTTTAAGAAAGATTCCTTTGCATATGGGCcatctccatttcggtttcaacaaatgtgggtggatcatcctggttttctggattgtgttagaaatgcttggaatATACGGATGGATTGTTCTCCgcttttgtgtttaagtaagaaattaaaacacacCAAGGTGGTATTTCGGGAGTGGAATAAAAGAGTTTTTGGTCACACAAGAGAgcgtattgatgcccttgaaaaacaggttgaggagattgagtttcagcttcaatcaaattgggaggttAGTTTGGAGAGAGAGCTTTATGAAGCTGTCTCTAATCTAGCTAGATGGAGGTctcgggaagagatgagattagctcaattggccaagcttaaatggaagttggagggagatagcaattcaaaattttttcatgcttgtcttattaataaaagaaggaagagagtgctggagatGAGATCAAATGGTATGAATTATGAGAATCCGGAGAGTATTCATCAAGGGGCGgtggaattttttcaaaatgcacTTCGTGAAGAGCCGCCCATAGAGCAAGCTAGATTAGAAGGCCTTATTGAGACGATCAtactagaggaggagaatgagtctttgattaggccgcctactttagaggaagtgtttgaggcagTTTCATCTATCCCAAATCAAAGTACTCCGGGGCCAGATGGGTTTGGagcgggtttttataaaagttgttgggaagtggttaaggttgatgtttggaaggcagtagtggaattctttatgaccaaggatcttccaagattcttcacggcctcatatttggttcttataccaaagatggagtctcccactggttttgataagtttcgtcctattagtctttgttctgttttttataaaatttgctctaagatTATTGTTACTCGTTTATCTGGTTTTTTACCTCGAttgatttctttggagcaaGGAGCTTTTATTCCTGGAcggagtatttttgaaaatattagtctcactcaagagttggtgcagtctatcaataaaaaaattcatgggggtaatattttgttaaaagttgatatggcgaaagcttatgatagggtggattgGGGTTTTTTGATAATGGTGATgcaaaggtttggtttctcttctcaattttgtgagttgatatattcttgtatttctaacccttggtattctgtcatgatgaatggaacggttaagggttttttcccgggtggtcgtgggcttcgtcaaggtgatcctctatctccttatttgtttatcattcaacaagaggtcctttcccgtTTGATTCATAGGAGTATGCAAGATAatcaatttggtttattttctcaagcccgtggtactcctattatatctcatttgatgtatgctgatgatgttatggttttttctaatggtagtcaaagatcggtgcaggttcttcaaaaaattttgagtcaatatgagaggtggtctggACAAAGTATTAATATTCAGAAATCTGCcttgtattgttctaataaaattccaaactgGCGTAAGCATAGGATCTTAAGGCAGACGGGTTTTATGGAaggatcttttcctttcaaatatctagg carries:
- the LOC118348584 gene encoding uncharacterized protein LOC118348584, with product MAAGEGGTGRPSFADLVSAVPQPIPEMVLAPRIPKVLDGEVYFQFTKEEIARSAEPFRYSVVLKFLKNRPSLDTVRAFIHNRWGLTATPVVSAMRRPRNVFVRMSNDVDFTKALSREVCEINGIFYRVFRWSPEFNEDAEPSRVPVWISLPGLPPNFYQESFLKMLMAPIGTFIRRDNPTRCATRTDGARLCVEVDAAKPPLSHFWIGVPGVSSSRKQEIVYETLPAFCSSCKMQGHDVRTCNPGKAGKKGGRKESTKGLLDDQEVAPNEDKVETPLLVLEDKETEDVVVEKETEAVGIGQVQLDAEKEVLPMQVADQLVQVDSEDKEKLEQIGEENHTVITNGVQLKSYVGTEDATDLMLHVGVADGAGMVTDADYVMSNMDVNQSFRADNNGMTMEQMQPVGEADSAEDVNEEVDEETMLEENCSSEPEPEQHPERGGNI